In Methylocystis echinoides, one genomic interval encodes:
- a CDS encoding apolipoprotein acyltransferase produces MSKSGKIQDAASAALSAIEEALDLGAPPAADDAAPATSAARTAALDKADEPARTPPAPQPAPGPAQPSIAQSMSRKTEAREPAKPASLIGPPIAPANDDRRTVGELRAALQIPPNRSIMGMTFASIALWAVCWIFYVYFHQSEIIEADGALLAPKPILAIAALVGPTIFLFITGLMARRAHEMRLIANSMTEVAIRLIEPETIATEQVVSLSQAIRREAASMGDGIERALARAGELEVIVRTEVSNLERSYTENERRIRLLIDELTREREAILVNADNARNALYGARDSLSQELSATSAHLAEAVSAAGARVTSSLGSKGEEIKLSLEKAGDNFESTLASHGGRVISVLTETGDAVAEKIGGASADVSRRFTDGVAEVSEKLQKASEAATSDFSARSAEIVQRFETLGTTLTESVGSQGDALIARLAETGGAIQEAVTTHGGALDRSLAETAERLTTGVADQVEKARSVFEGAETRLLGAMDDANARTQQEFEQRSQTLRESLSKTIDETAAALANQGETIQDRFADLAAYAVSALGAHSDRVNETLAERLGNFERVVLTRGEEMISRVTEHGGQLDATLGERLAAFQATLSESTQQAAERVSEQSERAARDIARHIVALEAAVAQQGEDIALRVTESGANAAAALSDQVARFEHAFAQRHEELGARLADQGERSAETLAERLAAFQHAMAAHTEEVGAHSEAIAARVTEHGQRALSNLATGISVFEDAVLQQSQAIAARVVSEGDRAHALLADRLAAFEESVSRQGETVAMVVASQGERATNELSRQLAALEETIARSGAQVADLMSTQGGRAAEELARQIATLEETVARKSEEVAALVSTHGEFAAGELARQIAALEEAIVNKSEEVASLVSTHGERATGELARQIATLEETVARKSEEAATRVAEQGDRALTNLSVGLASLEDAILRQSEAVAARVAQHGDQATAAITEGLAAFADAVARHSGDAADRISSKSDEVNAAFARGLAAFEDTFLRQGAEIAERVLNQSLSSSEDLAEKLRAFENAVQQANAETARRLEEESARVASTLATGVGSFEESVKSHGDNVAAIVAEHAHRVDELLGERLTALETAGMLVAQTMETTRERAMQEFESHGAALRENLHRVVEEASAALADNSDRLHERFATTAGDAVVAISTQGERLNELLSDRLAAFENSVVAQGQDVVVALAEHGDRITATLGQQLGQFESAVLRDGEEIADRVAANAARLTDDVAQRLTVIEEVIGGRGAELVQSLAERTEDADARIGAQTEKFVASVDDRLNAIDHAIVEQGGALVDRIAAQATHLAAQIGDNSRHFAEEIEARLSALDGAVTTGGGKLVEGLAAQSDRLLNRFDEKSQELTQALDAKLDALDQTMSVNSGVFAEKFSEQVDQFASRIGDNSRHFANEIDTRLESLDEAISVRGAKLVSELDATAVSAFSRLSEEVGKLASDVSAKLDVIDHTIGEKGEQLVEKLETRAIDIASAMATKIEAFESVSDARTREAAERIEALVKQMDAGLGAGGQRLQASLASHALQVARVMGEGGREVVRSLDEKIKDVDSVLLSRSSEIAETLATKASEINETLGGRAKDLADTLDGRIELFEKNVVERLGAVSSEIDERGRGVIESIGARLADINHTLSDARRALDTTLHARTGDLGKALTERVVEISGALDSRLTQIQSALDDRLAQIEATLGDRGGAVTHELTSVGELIANTIETRGAAIVRHLGDKRDELAEAMDRSAASLTTALDAGAQHSIGALIAMNDKIRAELPTVLDKLDQTNSSLQGIMDKTGGNLVALERALGTRLAEFQTAIRDVSSQVQKINEAASGTVNSAHDIVETLTQREETLVQSAAQLARSQQALDEAFDARRRSLENVMALVDGKRAEVETVMADFTTKMEEAFRAIENRSQAVGGALSATTRETAALVEARLSDLRSAAESQRAETEESLRAAFTKANDEINRLFGDASARFQSTAEEIRALSRDIHRELEETRDEVRRGAVELPRETAEQASALRRVVGDQVKALNELTDLVARSGRVYDVAEQAPAPRRPYEAPRAEPPRPRVAAPAPAPAPRAADVAAGRDTQGGWLSDLLARASREEGDESGRGPRPARAGAGALDGLTLDIARMVDNAAVVELWRRYQRGEKGGLFGRRLYTAQGHQTFEEIRRRYRLDPEFRATLDHYVRHFEELLLETSRGDRDGGKALDLLTSDAGKVYTMLGHAAGRFE; encoded by the coding sequence ATGTCGAAATCGGGCAAAATTCAGGACGCGGCCTCGGCTGCTCTGTCTGCGATCGAGGAGGCGCTCGATCTCGGCGCGCCGCCGGCGGCGGATGACGCCGCGCCGGCGACGAGCGCAGCCAGGACCGCGGCCCTCGACAAGGCCGACGAGCCGGCCAGGACGCCCCCTGCCCCGCAGCCGGCGCCCGGCCCCGCTCAGCCCAGCATCGCCCAATCAATGTCCCGTAAGACCGAGGCGCGCGAGCCCGCGAAGCCCGCCTCGCTCATCGGGCCGCCGATCGCGCCCGCCAACGACGATCGCCGCACCGTCGGCGAATTGCGCGCCGCGCTGCAAATTCCGCCCAACCGCTCGATCATGGGGATGACGTTCGCCTCCATCGCGCTCTGGGCGGTATGCTGGATTTTCTATGTCTACTTTCATCAAAGCGAGATCATCGAGGCCGACGGCGCGCTGCTCGCGCCCAAGCCCATCTTGGCCATTGCGGCGCTGGTCGGCCCGACAATCTTTCTGTTCATCACCGGCCTGATGGCGCGGCGCGCGCATGAAATGCGGCTCATCGCCAACTCCATGACGGAGGTCGCCATCCGCCTGATCGAGCCCGAAACCATCGCCACCGAGCAGGTCGTCTCCTTGTCGCAGGCGATCCGCCGCGAGGCGGCGTCGATGGGCGACGGCATCGAACGCGCGCTGGCGCGCGCCGGCGAGCTCGAGGTGATCGTGCGCACGGAGGTGTCGAATCTCGAACGCTCCTATACGGAAAACGAGCGCCGCATCCGCCTTCTCATCGACGAGTTGACCCGCGAGCGCGAGGCCATTCTCGTCAACGCCGACAACGCCCGCAATGCGCTTTACGGCGCCCGCGACTCCCTCTCGCAGGAGCTCTCGGCCACTTCGGCGCATCTCGCCGAGGCGGTCAGCGCGGCGGGCGCGCGCGTCACGTCCTCGCTCGGCTCGAAAGGCGAGGAGATCAAGCTGTCGCTCGAGAAAGCCGGCGACAATTTCGAATCCACCCTCGCTTCGCATGGCGGGCGCGTGATCAGCGTGTTGACCGAGACGGGCGACGCCGTGGCGGAGAAGATCGGCGGGGCCTCGGCGGATGTGAGCCGTCGCTTCACGGACGGCGTCGCCGAGGTCAGCGAGAAACTGCAAAAGGCGAGCGAGGCGGCGACGTCCGATTTCAGCGCCCGCAGCGCCGAGATCGTCCAACGCTTCGAAACGCTGGGAACGACGTTGACGGAGTCCGTCGGCAGCCAGGGGGACGCGCTGATCGCGCGTCTCGCCGAAACTGGCGGCGCCATTCAGGAGGCGGTGACGACGCACGGCGGCGCGCTCGACCGATCGCTCGCCGAGACCGCCGAACGGCTCACCACGGGCGTCGCTGACCAGGTGGAGAAGGCGCGATCCGTCTTCGAGGGCGCGGAAACGCGCCTTCTCGGCGCCATGGACGACGCCAACGCCAGGACTCAGCAGGAATTCGAGCAGCGCAGCCAGACGCTGCGCGAGTCGCTCTCCAAAACGATCGACGAGACCGCCGCGGCGCTCGCCAACCAGGGCGAGACGATTCAGGATCGCTTCGCCGACCTCGCGGCCTACGCCGTCTCGGCGCTCGGCGCGCATAGCGATCGCGTCAACGAGACGCTCGCCGAGCGGCTCGGCAATTTCGAGCGCGTCGTGCTCACCCGCGGCGAAGAAATGATCTCCCGGGTGACCGAACATGGCGGCCAGCTCGACGCCACGCTCGGCGAGCGGCTCGCCGCCTTCCAAGCGACGCTCTCGGAGAGCACGCAGCAGGCCGCCGAGCGCGTGAGCGAGCAGAGCGAGCGCGCCGCCCGCGACATCGCCCGCCACATCGTGGCGCTCGAGGCCGCCGTCGCCCAGCAGGGCGAGGACATCGCATTGCGCGTGACGGAGAGCGGCGCGAACGCCGCCGCCGCGCTATCGGATCAGGTCGCCCGGTTCGAACATGCTTTCGCGCAGCGCCACGAGGAGCTTGGCGCCCGCCTCGCCGATCAGGGCGAGCGGTCGGCCGAGACCCTCGCCGAGCGGCTCGCCGCGTTCCAGCACGCGATGGCGGCGCATACCGAAGAGGTCGGCGCCCACAGCGAGGCGATCGCCGCCCGCGTCACGGAACATGGGCAGCGCGCGCTCTCCAATCTCGCCACCGGCATTTCGGTCTTCGAAGACGCGGTCCTCCAGCAGAGTCAGGCCATCGCCGCCCGCGTCGTCTCCGAAGGCGACCGGGCGCACGCCCTGCTCGCCGATCGTCTCGCCGCTTTCGAAGAGAGCGTGTCTCGCCAGGGCGAGACGGTCGCCATGGTCGTCGCCTCCCAGGGCGAGCGCGCCACGAATGAATTGTCGCGGCAACTCGCCGCGCTGGAGGAGACGATCGCCCGCAGCGGCGCGCAGGTCGCCGACTTGATGTCGACGCAGGGCGGCCGCGCCGCCGAGGAGCTCGCCCGGCAGATCGCGACGCTCGAGGAGACCGTCGCCCGCAAGAGCGAAGAGGTTGCGGCGCTCGTCTCCACCCACGGCGAATTCGCCGCCGGCGAACTCGCGCGGCAGATCGCCGCGCTCGAAGAAGCCATCGTCAACAAGAGCGAGGAAGTCGCGAGCCTTGTGTCGACGCATGGCGAGCGCGCCACGGGCGAACTCGCCCGCCAGATCGCCACGCTCGAAGAGACGGTCGCCCGCAAGAGCGAAGAAGCCGCAACGCGCGTCGCCGAACAGGGCGACCGCGCCCTGACCAATCTCTCCGTGGGCCTCGCGTCGCTCGAGGACGCCATTCTGCGCCAAAGCGAAGCGGTCGCCGCGCGCGTCGCGCAGCACGGCGATCAGGCGACCGCCGCCATCACCGAGGGTCTCGCAGCTTTCGCCGACGCCGTCGCCCGCCACAGCGGCGACGCCGCCGACCGCATCTCCTCGAAGAGCGACGAGGTCAACGCCGCCTTCGCCAGGGGGCTCGCCGCCTTCGAAGACACTTTCCTGCGGCAGGGCGCGGAGATCGCCGAGCGCGTGCTCAACCAATCGCTTTCATCGAGCGAGGACCTTGCCGAAAAGCTGCGCGCCTTCGAGAACGCGGTGCAGCAGGCGAACGCCGAAACGGCGCGGCGCCTCGAAGAGGAAAGCGCCCGCGTGGCCAGCACGCTGGCGACCGGAGTCGGAAGCTTCGAGGAGTCGGTCAAGAGCCACGGGGACAACGTCGCCGCCATCGTGGCCGAACATGCGCATCGCGTCGACGAGCTGCTCGGCGAGCGCCTGACGGCGCTGGAGACGGCCGGCATGCTCGTCGCGCAGACAATGGAGACGACGCGCGAACGCGCCATGCAGGAATTCGAGTCGCATGGCGCCGCGCTGCGCGAAAATCTGCACCGCGTCGTCGAAGAGGCGAGCGCCGCGCTCGCCGACAATTCCGACCGGTTGCACGAACGTTTCGCCACGACGGCGGGCGACGCCGTCGTCGCGATCTCGACCCAGGGCGAGCGGCTCAACGAACTTCTGTCCGATCGCCTCGCGGCCTTCGAGAATTCCGTCGTCGCGCAGGGCCAGGACGTCGTCGTCGCCCTCGCGGAACATGGCGACCGCATCACCGCGACGCTGGGCCAGCAGCTCGGCCAGTTCGAAAGCGCCGTTCTGCGCGACGGCGAAGAGATCGCCGACCGTGTGGCCGCGAACGCCGCGCGGCTCACCGACGACGTGGCGCAGCGGCTCACGGTCATTGAAGAAGTCATTGGCGGCCGCGGCGCGGAGCTGGTCCAAAGCCTCGCGGAGCGGACGGAAGACGCCGACGCCCGCATCGGCGCGCAGACCGAAAAATTCGTCGCGAGCGTCGACGACCGGCTCAACGCCATCGACCACGCCATCGTCGAACAAGGCGGCGCGCTGGTCGACCGCATCGCGGCGCAGGCGACGCATCTCGCGGCGCAGATCGGCGATAATTCCCGCCACTTCGCCGAGGAGATCGAGGCGCGGCTGAGCGCGCTCGACGGCGCGGTGACGACCGGAGGCGGCAAGCTCGTTGAGGGCCTTGCAGCCCAATCCGACCGCCTGCTCAACCGCTTCGACGAGAAATCGCAGGAGCTCACCCAGGCGCTCGACGCCAAGCTCGACGCGCTGGATCAGACCATGAGCGTCAATAGCGGCGTATTCGCCGAAAAATTCTCCGAGCAGGTCGACCAGTTCGCCTCGCGCATCGGCGACAACTCGCGTCACTTCGCGAATGAGATCGACACGCGGCTCGAGTCGCTCGACGAAGCGATTTCGGTGCGCGGCGCCAAGCTCGTCAGCGAGCTCGACGCCACCGCGGTCTCCGCCTTCTCGCGCCTGAGCGAGGAAGTCGGAAAGCTGGCGAGCGACGTGAGCGCCAAGCTCGACGTGATCGACCACACGATCGGCGAGAAGGGCGAACAACTCGTCGAGAAGCTCGAGACCCGGGCAATCGACATCGCCTCCGCCATGGCGACGAAGATCGAAGCTTTCGAGAGCGTCAGCGACGCCCGCACCCGCGAGGCGGCGGAGCGCATCGAGGCGCTCGTAAAGCAGATGGACGCTGGCCTCGGCGCCGGCGGCCAGCGGCTGCAGGCCTCGCTCGCGAGCCACGCGCTGCAGGTCGCCCGCGTGATGGGCGAAGGCGGCCGCGAGGTCGTCCGCAGCCTCGATGAGAAGATCAAGGACGTCGATTCGGTGTTGCTGTCGCGCTCTTCCGAAATCGCCGAGACTTTGGCGACCAAGGCGTCGGAGATCAACGAGACGCTCGGCGGGCGCGCCAAGGATCTCGCCGACACGCTCGACGGACGCATCGAACTCTTTGAGAAAAACGTTGTCGAACGCCTCGGGGCCGTGTCGTCGGAGATCGACGAACGTGGCAGGGGCGTCATCGAGTCGATCGGGGCGCGGCTCGCGGACATCAACCACACGCTGTCGGATGCGCGGCGCGCGCTCGACACGACGCTGCATGCGCGCACGGGCGATCTCGGCAAGGCGCTTACCGAACGCGTCGTCGAGATCAGCGGCGCGCTCGACTCCCGACTGACGCAGATCCAGAGCGCGCTCGACGACAGGCTGGCGCAGATCGAGGCCACTCTGGGCGACCGCGGCGGCGCCGTGACCCATGAGCTGACGAGCGTCGGCGAGCTGATCGCCAACACGATCGAGACGCGGGGCGCGGCGATCGTTCGCCATCTCGGCGACAAGCGCGACGAACTGGCGGAGGCCATGGACCGCTCGGCGGCGTCGCTGACCACCGCCCTCGACGCCGGCGCGCAACACTCGATCGGCGCGCTGATCGCCATGAACGACAAGATCCGCGCCGAGCTGCCGACCGTGCTCGACAAGCTCGACCAGACCAACAGCTCGCTGCAGGGGATCATGGACAAGACGGGCGGCAATCTCGTCGCGCTCGAGCGCGCGCTGGGCACGCGGCTCGCCGAGTTCCAAACGGCGATCCGCGACGTCTCCAGCCAGGTCCAAAAGATCAACGAAGCCGCAAGCGGCACGGTCAACAGCGCCCATGACATCGTCGAGACGCTGACCCAGCGAGAGGAAACGCTCGTCCAGAGCGCCGCTCAGCTCGCCAGGAGCCAGCAGGCGCTCGACGAGGCCTTCGACGCCCGCCGCCGCTCGCTCGAGAACGTCATGGCCCTCGTCGACGGCAAGCGCGCCGAAGTCGAAACCGTCATGGCCGACTTCACGACGAAGATGGAGGAAGCGTTCCGCGCAATCGAGAACCGCTCGCAAGCCGTCGGCGGCGCCCTCTCGGCGACCACGCGCGAGACGGCCGCGCTCGTCGAGGCGCGCCTGTCCGATCTCCGCTCGGCCGCGGAGAGCCAAAGGGCCGAGACCGAGGAATCGCTGCGCGCCGCCTTCACAAAGGCCAATGACGAGATCAACCGCCTCTTCGGCGACGCGAGCGCGCGCTTCCAGTCGACGGCGGAAGAGATCCGCGCGCTGTCGAGGGACATTCATCGCGAGCTCGAGGAAACGCGCGACGAGGTGCGACGGGGGGCGGTCGAATTGCCGCGCGAAACCGCCGAACAGGCCTCGGCGCTGCGCCGCGTCGTCGGCGATCAGGTGAAGGCCCTCAACGAACTCACCGACCTCGTGGCGCGCTCCGGCCGCGTCTATGACGTCGCCGAGCAGGCCCCGGCCCCGCGCCGCCCCTATGAAGCGCCCCGCGCCGAACCGCCCCGCCCGCGCGTCGCCGCGCCGGCGCCGGCCCCCGCGCCGCGCGCGGCTGACGTCGCCGCCGGGCGGGACACGCAGGGCGGCTGGCTCAGCGATCTCCTCGCCCGCGCCTCGCGCGAAGAGGGCGACGAGAGCGGCCGCGGGCCGCGTCCGGCGCGGGCCGGCGCCGGAGCGCTCGACGGGCTGACGCTCGACATCGCGCGCATGGTCGACAATGCGGCCGTCGTCGAACTATGGCGGCGCTACCAGCGCGGCGAGAAGGGCGGCCTGTTCGGGCGGCGCCTCTATACGGCGCAGGGCCACCAGACCTTCGAGGAAATCCGCCGCCGCTACCGGCTCGACCCGGAGTTCCGCGCGACGCTCGACCATTACGTGCGCCACTTCGAGGAGCTGCTGCTCGAGACGAGCCGCGGCGACCGCGACGGCGGCAAGGCGCTCGACCTGCTCACGAGCGACGCGGGCAAGGTCTACACCATGCTCGGCCATGCGGCGGGCCGTTTCGAATAA
- a CDS encoding FAD-dependent oxidoreductase, with protein sequence MSQGEEIIGPDFALGIASGEVAEGAPMRGHVAGKAAIMVRKGGEVFVVGAFCTHYHGPLAEGLVVGETIRCPWHHACFSLRSGEAERAPAFDALARWRVEQIEGVIFARERIRTAAPKTAPARAPGSVVIVGAGAAGFAAAHALRAEGYDGAIEMVGADPAEPYDRPNLSKDYLAGSAQPDWLPLRDPAWYRDNRVSLRLGRRVLSLDLAQRRILLEGGESVGFDALLLAAGADPVRLPIPGADASHVHYLRSLADADRLIAAAAGAKRAAVIGASFIGLEVAASLRARGLEVHVIAPEAVPMARILGPDLGAHIRRLHESHGVVFHLEDTATEIGADALTLKSGGALAADVVAIGVGVRPNVALAEAAGLAVDKGVLVDEYLETSEPGVYAAGDIARWPDKITGERVRVEHWVVAERQGQTAARNMLGRRERFEAAPFFWSQHYDQAISYVGHAPAWDRAELSGDPAAGDCAVTFYAGGRKLAVATLGRDLESLQAEVAFERAIGAL encoded by the coding sequence ATGTCGCAGGGTGAAGAAATAATCGGTCCCGACTTCGCACTTGGGATCGCTTCCGGCGAGGTTGCGGAAGGGGCGCCGATGCGGGGGCATGTCGCCGGCAAGGCCGCGATCATGGTGCGCAAGGGCGGCGAGGTCTTCGTCGTCGGCGCGTTCTGCACGCATTACCACGGGCCGCTGGCGGAGGGGCTCGTGGTCGGGGAGACGATTCGCTGCCCCTGGCATCACGCCTGTTTCAGCCTGCGCAGCGGGGAGGCCGAGCGCGCGCCGGCCTTCGACGCGCTGGCGCGCTGGCGGGTCGAGCAGATCGAGGGCGTGATTTTCGCCCGCGAGCGGATCAGGACGGCGGCCCCCAAGACTGCGCCGGCGCGCGCGCCGGGGAGCGTCGTCATCGTCGGCGCGGGCGCCGCCGGCTTCGCCGCGGCGCATGCGCTGCGCGCCGAGGGCTATGACGGGGCGATCGAAATGGTCGGCGCGGACCCCGCAGAGCCCTATGACCGCCCCAATCTGTCCAAGGATTATCTCGCCGGCTCGGCGCAGCCCGATTGGCTGCCGCTGCGCGATCCCGCCTGGTACCGCGACAACCGGGTCAGTCTGCGCCTCGGGCGGCGCGTTCTTTCGCTCGATCTCGCGCAGCGCCGCATCCTGCTCGAGGGCGGCGAGAGCGTTGGTTTCGACGCCCTGCTGCTCGCCGCCGGGGCCGACCCGGTGCGACTGCCCATTCCGGGGGCGGACGCGTCGCATGTTCATTATCTGCGCAGCCTCGCCGACGCCGACCGCCTCATCGCCGCGGCTGCCGGAGCGAAGCGGGCGGCGGTCATTGGCGCGAGCTTCATCGGGCTCGAAGTCGCCGCCTCATTACGCGCGCGCGGGCTCGAGGTCCATGTCATCGCGCCCGAGGCCGTTCCCATGGCCCGCATTCTGGGGCCGGACCTCGGGGCCCATATCCGCCGGCTTCACGAGAGCCACGGGGTCGTCTTCCATCTCGAAGACACGGCGACGGAGATTGGCGCTGACGCGCTGACCTTGAAGAGCGGCGGCGCGCTTGCGGCGGATGTCGTCGCCATTGGCGTCGGCGTCCGACCGAACGTCGCGCTCGCGGAAGCCGCCGGCCTCGCCGTCGACAAGGGGGTGCTGGTCGACGAATATCTGGAAACGAGCGAGCCTGGCGTCTATGCGGCGGGCGACATCGCCCGCTGGCCCGACAAGATCACCGGCGAGCGCGTTCGGGTCGAGCATTGGGTCGTGGCCGAGCGGCAGGGCCAGACCGCGGCGCGCAACATGCTCGGGCGCCGCGAGCGCTTCGAGGCGGCGCCCTTCTTCTGGTCCCAGCACTACGATCAGGCGATTTCCTACGTCGGCCATGCGCCGGCCTGGGACCGGGCGGAGCTGTCGGGCGATCCGGCGGCGGGCGATTGCGCGGTGACGTTCTATGCGGGCGGCCGCAAACTCGCCGTGGCGACGCTCGGACGCGATCTCGAAAGCCTGCAGGCGGAAGTGGCCTTCGAACGGGCGATTGGCGCGCTGTAA
- a CDS encoding outer membrane beta-barrel protein: protein MKWYYLPIVTAASLAASMALAADLKTKKAPEAPPPPPPAWLDTLTIDGYVEGGIAMNFNQPFNKWNWGHLYTSDANQPTFNGLVVTMQRPLDPKSDTYDFGFKAQVQLGEDMRYNHLTGTTEYWMHTDTQIGPLEANVQAHLPWKTFLSQGGIDVKAGIFPTYNGAEVMYAKDNLFYSHSYIFNFGPFLHTGVMTTTHVRDWLDVYAGVTTGVNTFIGWPGDNNASPSFHGGFGLNLLDGNLTILGIVHTGPENPKQIGGPYNPGFGLPIASWPNTPFACVCNPNSTNRTYANLTTTWKVTENLTLITDMAFNRESGWNPASALGGVPQNSYFLYDQFFPNFVAPTGFPTTALSYLPQYPKGAESYAIAQYASYKVNDIFKVNGRVEYYRDANNFFVAAYPGYFDAINALHGFFCPSCIFRPANVGTSYLALTIGTTITPELPKLPIITGLIIRPEFRWDTAVNGTTPFFRGINGPNGNGQSRSQGMFNMDVIIPFSLL from the coding sequence ATGAAGTGGTACTACCTCCCCATCGTGACCGCGGCGTCCCTCGCCGCCAGCATGGCCCTGGCGGCCGATCTGAAAACCAAGAAGGCGCCCGAAGCGCCGCCGCCGCCGCCGCCCGCCTGGCTCGATACGCTCACGATCGACGGTTACGTCGAGGGCGGTATCGCGATGAACTTCAACCAGCCCTTCAACAAGTGGAACTGGGGCCACCTCTATACGTCCGACGCCAACCAGCCGACCTTCAACGGCCTCGTGGTCACGATGCAGCGGCCGCTCGATCCGAAGTCGGACACCTATGACTTCGGTTTCAAGGCGCAGGTCCAGCTCGGCGAGGACATGCGCTACAACCATCTGACCGGGACGACCGAATACTGGATGCACACCGACACCCAGATCGGTCCGCTCGAGGCGAACGTTCAGGCCCATCTGCCCTGGAAGACCTTCCTGTCGCAGGGCGGCATCGACGTGAAGGCGGGCATTTTCCCGACGTACAATGGCGCCGAAGTCATGTACGCCAAGGACAACCTCTTCTACAGCCACTCCTACATCTTCAATTTCGGGCCCTTCCTCCACACCGGCGTCATGACCACGACGCATGTCCGCGACTGGCTCGACGTCTATGCCGGCGTCACGACCGGCGTGAACACCTTCATCGGCTGGCCCGGCGACAACAACGCCTCTCCGTCCTTCCACGGCGGTTTCGGCCTCAACCTGCTCGACGGCAATCTGACCATTCTCGGCATCGTCCACACCGGTCCGGAAAATCCGAAGCAGATCGGCGGTCCGTACAATCCGGGATTTGGCCTGCCCATCGCTTCCTGGCCGAACACGCCCTTCGCCTGCGTCTGTAACCCCAATTCCACGAACCGCACCTACGCCAACCTGACCACGACCTGGAAGGTGACGGAGAATCTGACGCTCATCACCGACATGGCCTTCAACCGCGAAAGCGGCTGGAACCCGGCCTCGGCGCTCGGCGGCGTTCCGCAGAATTCGTACTTCCTGTACGATCAGTTCTTCCCGAACTTCGTCGCCCCGACCGGCTTTCCGACGACCGCGCTCTCCTATCTCCCGCAATATCCCAAGGGCGCCGAGTCCTACGCGATCGCGCAATATGCGTCGTACAAGGTCAACGACATCTTCAAGGTCAATGGCCGCGTCGAATATTATCGCGACGCCAACAACTTCTTCGTCGCCGCCTATCCGGGCTATTTCGACGCGATCAATGCGCTGCACGGCTTCTTCTGCCCGTCCTGCATCTTCCGTCCGGCGAATGTCGGCACCAGCTATCTGGCGCTCACGATCGGCACGACGATCACCCCCGAGCTGCCGAAACTGCCGATCATCACCGGCTTGATCATCCGTCCGGAGTTCCGCTGGGACACCGCCGTGAACGGCACGACGCCCTTCTTCCGCGGCATCAATGGTCCCAACGGCAACGGCCAGAGCCGTTCGCAGGGCATGTTCAACATGGACGTGATCATCCCCTTCTCGCTGCTCTGA
- a CDS encoding aldolase produces the protein MTRSVLVLSADRRKSAIDALSSGASALLLRLGPAGGLARDEARDWARGFIEAARRRDNRPDIYIQIAGLRSADSEEDVAALAIAGVDGFFLEGCEGRVDVQQLSVRLAAREAEAELAPGALRIVALAAQTPAGVFALGDYAGASSRLAALAMDDAALPAGAAARAMARTLLALGAAAAEVGALDAAPTSRGSALEAACQSVRRDGFSGLVTAAAGEIPVINRVFGGP, from the coding sequence GTGACGCGTTCCGTTCTGGTTCTATCGGCGGACAGGCGGAAGTCCGCGATCGACGCGCTGTCGAGTGGGGCGTCGGCGCTGTTGCTGCGCCTCGGGCCGGCCGGCGGCCTGGCCCGCGACGAAGCGCGGGATTGGGCGCGGGGCTTCATCGAGGCGGCGCGCCGGCGCGATAATCGGCCCGACATCTACATTCAGATCGCCGGATTGCGGAGCGCAGACTCGGAGGAGGACGTCGCGGCCCTTGCTATTGCGGGGGTCGACGGATTTTTCCTCGAAGGCTGCGAAGGGCGTGTCGACGTCCAACAGCTCTCGGTGCGGCTGGCGGCGCGGGAGGCTGAGGCGGAGCTGGCGCCCGGCGCGCTCCGCATCGTCGCCCTCGCCGCGCAGACGCCGGCGGGCGTGTTCGCTTTGGGCGATTATGCGGGCGCCTCGTCGCGCCTCGCGGCGCTCGCCATGGACGACGCGGCGCTTCCCGCGGGCGCGGCCGCGCGGGCGATGGCGCGCACCCTGCTGGCGCTGGGCGCGGCGGCGGCCGAGGTCGGCGCCCTCGACGCCGCGCCGACGTCGCGAGGCAGCGCGCTCGAGGCCGCCTGTCAGAGCGTCCGCCGCGACGGCTTCTCCGGCCTCGTCACCGCCGCGGCCGGCGAGATTCCCGTCATCAACCGGGTGTTCGGCGGACCGTGA